The genomic DNA TAATACATTTACTCCAACGAAATTGTGGCGGTCGAAGATTTAAATACATTTTTTATGAATAGCAATTTAACTGTATATATTAATAAAAGTGAGACTAGTGCATACTGCTTTAAAATACTTCAGTCGAAAAACATGCTGCTCTCAAAAAAAATATTATGATGAATCTCATCAGTTTATTGCAAAATAAAAAGTCAACGCCAAATTTAGCTAATAAACTCCGTTTTGCCTCAGTAACTCTACCTATTTTAGTAATTTTTATAGGCTTAATTGTTATTGTCGGTTGGAGCTTCGATCTGCCTAATCTAAAAAGTGTTTTGTCAGGTCGGGTAACTATGAAAGTTAGCACCGCGCTAGGCTTTATTATAAGTAGCATTTCTATTTTGCTTTGGCATTGGCAACAAACTAATCCCTCGCACCAGACTAAAAACAATAAAAATTCTTCAGTTTCTGTTTACCTGTATTTGTTGCCATGTTTATTAATTGTATTTACGCTTTTAACCTTATTTGAATATGGTTTTCAGGTAGATTTAAATACTGATTGGCTTTCTTTTCCCGAGAATTCTAATGCCGTAGATGCAGTCGTTCGTGGCAGAATGTCTCCTAATACGGCTTTGTGTTTTTTCTGGATTAATGGCGCGATTTTGCTCTTAATAAACAGATATTATCTTGCTCTACAGTTATTAGCAGTTACTGTTATAGCGATCGCACTAACATCGATAGTCGGTCATGTTTACGATCTTTCCTGGTTTTATGGGTTGAACTCTGGAACGGGAATGGCTATTCATACCGCCATTAGTTTTATGCTACTTGGTGTTGCTTTGTTGGCAACTCATGCAGACAAGAAATTAATGAGAGTTATTACTATTGATGAAGCAGGGGGTCTGATGGCGCGATGGTTGCTTCCATTGGTGACTGCCGTGCCACTATTTTTTGGCTGGTTTTTTTGGTCGAAATTTATCGAAAATAACATTGCCTTTGAAACCAGAATTGCCCTGAGAACTATAGTAGAAATTATAATTCTAGATGGCATAGTTCTTTGGACTGCTAATAAATTAAATCAAATCGATCGCCAGAGACATAAGTTAGATCGAGAACTCAAAGAAAACGAACAGCAATTGCGTTTGGCTTTCGATCGCGCCGTAATTGGCAAAGCATTAGCATCAATAGATGGAAGATTTATTAAAGTCAATCCCGCTTTTTGCAAATTACTTGGTTATAACGAATCCGAATTATTACAACTATCAATTCAGGATATTACTTACCTTGAAGATTTTAGTATTAATTCAAATTACAACCAAGAGTTATTAGCAAATAAGCTCGATTCCTATCAAATCGAAAAACGTTATGTTCATAAATCTGGTCGTATAGTTTGGGTTTCTCTTGGTGTTTCTTTAGTAAGAGACGAGATAAATAGACCTAAATATTTCGTCGGTCAAATGCAGGATATTACCGAACGCGTACAAGCTGAAACAGAAATTGTGCAACTTAACGAAGAGCTAGAAGCTAGAGTCAAACAACGGACTAGCGAACTAGAAACTGCCAATCAGTCCCTTAAATTAGAAATTGTCGAGCGTCAAAAGACTGAAGATGCTTTACGTTCTAGCATGGCAACCAATCGAGCTTTATTAAATGCCATTCCCGATTGGATGTTTCGCTTGAACAACGCAGGTACATTAATTAATTTTCAAGCTCCTAGAAATACTCGTATTCCCTCATTTTATAAAAAAATTACGGGCAAGAAATTGGATGAAGTATTGCCTAAAGAAGTAGCCACAGTATTGATGAATGGAATTAAAACAGCATTGGGTAGCAACAAAGTTCAAGTTTGTGAATATCAATTAAAAAGAAAAACTAAAATTAAAGATTATGAAGCTCGCATTGCTGTTAGCGGTTGCCAGGAAGTGATG from Myxosarcina sp. GI1 includes the following:
- a CDS encoding PAS domain-containing sensor histidine kinase, encoding MMNLISLLQNKKSTPNLANKLRFASVTLPILVIFIGLIVIVGWSFDLPNLKSVLSGRVTMKVSTALGFIISSISILLWHWQQTNPSHQTKNNKNSSVSVYLYLLPCLLIVFTLLTLFEYGFQVDLNTDWLSFPENSNAVDAVVRGRMSPNTALCFFWINGAILLLINRYYLALQLLAVTVIAIALTSIVGHVYDLSWFYGLNSGTGMAIHTAISFMLLGVALLATHADKKLMRVITIDEAGGLMARWLLPLVTAVPLFFGWFFWSKFIENNIAFETRIALRTIVEIIILDGIVLWTANKLNQIDRQRHKLDRELKENEQQLRLAFDRAVIGKALASIDGRFIKVNPAFCKLLGYNESELLQLSIQDITYLEDFSINSNYNQELLANKLDSYQIEKRYVHKSGRIVWVSLGVSLVRDEINRPKYFVGQMQDITERVQAETEIVQLNEELEARVKQRTSELETANQSLKLEIVERQKTEDALRSSMATNRALLNAIPDWMFRLNNAGTLINFQAPRNTRIPSFYKKITGKKLDEVLPKEVATVLMNGIKTALGSNKVQVCEYQLKRKTKIKDYEARIAVSGCQEVMAIVRDITQRKQVEKNILTSLEREKKLNELKTRFVTTTSHEFRTPLASILSSSELLEHYGHKWTDNKKLNHLHRIQTSVKHMTGLLNDVLLLGKADAGKLVLNPAKFDLHQFCQELIEEIALISPTHQIIFSQDGCLSNEKQLAVDNEVSVPAAETSAFVCMDEKLLRHILTNLLSNAIKYSPDSDKVYLDVTCETKRTVFCIRDTGIGIPAEEQECLFDSFHR